A genomic region of Desulfovibrio aminophilus contains the following coding sequences:
- a CDS encoding M99 family carboxypeptidase catalytic domain-containing protein, with translation MARRSSATPSRCATWLLSLCLALLLPSGALAASASTYTFFQGTQYPLTVVHIQGDQPGPTVMVQGGIQGDEICGAVTAQLLTGCRLLKGNLIVVPRANLPSIHLQQRQVNVDMNRRFDRDYNRFYEDRVARVIRHLLAECDGFIHLHEGSGFYSPRQVNALRNPNRYGQSIIVDAESHAGVDLGGLVRGVLAELNPTVRPAEYRLELFDTRTFDVGTRYPEMRKSLTYYALSVLHIPAVAVEVSKNIRDIGWKVRTQMAATRLLLAHLGVETAMPDFDEADVQAAARVASAVRVNGSPLVPGSRIRLARGATITAESGSGPGRTYSPAVAVFASDRPGVNLLTTPRLALESFSGLEVRADGKPVAQVRVDWEAGRPAAPEGGGPVFVCWLNGRLVYVKNGETLHAVAGDQFVIEGIRGGSRREVLNLKGYTANPWENDGQDVGAEIILDPDNFMDKYRQRANVPGAVRYAVVRETPGAPKASFDLEIEPRRVEALRLRDHFGREVEIPFSAGSEYRLPEGEYELLGARTNGEPGKLMATAGGEPVIEGRKLQVGGAPVEITLRQATTFQEMGTLTLSPGRWAELAPAAEARSMP, from the coding sequence ATGGCAAGACGATCTTCAGCGACACCTTCCCGCTGCGCGACGTGGCTTCTTAGCCTCTGCCTCGCGCTGCTGCTTCCTTCCGGGGCGCTCGCCGCGTCCGCCTCGACCTACACCTTTTTCCAGGGCACCCAGTACCCGCTCACCGTGGTCCACATCCAGGGCGACCAGCCCGGACCCACGGTCATGGTCCAGGGCGGCATCCAGGGCGACGAAATCTGCGGCGCGGTGACGGCCCAACTGCTCACCGGCTGCCGCCTGCTCAAGGGCAACCTCATCGTGGTGCCCCGGGCCAACCTGCCCTCCATCCACCTGCAACAGCGGCAGGTGAACGTGGACATGAACCGCCGCTTCGACCGGGACTACAACCGCTTCTACGAGGACCGCGTGGCCCGGGTCATCCGCCACCTCCTGGCCGAGTGCGACGGGTTCATCCACCTGCACGAGGGCAGCGGCTTCTACAGCCCCCGGCAGGTGAACGCCCTGCGCAATCCCAACCGCTACGGCCAGTCCATCATCGTGGACGCCGAGTCGCACGCCGGGGTGGACCTGGGCGGGCTGGTGCGCGGGGTGCTGGCGGAACTGAACCCCACGGTGCGGCCCGCCGAGTACCGCCTGGAGCTTTTCGACACCCGGACCTTCGACGTGGGCACGCGCTACCCCGAGATGCGCAAGTCCCTGACCTATTACGCCCTCTCCGTGCTGCACATCCCGGCCGTGGCCGTGGAGGTGAGCAAGAACATCCGGGACATCGGCTGGAAGGTCCGCACCCAGATGGCCGCCACCCGGTTGCTTCTGGCCCACCTGGGCGTGGAGACGGCCATGCCGGACTTCGACGAGGCCGACGTGCAGGCCGCCGCCCGGGTGGCCTCGGCGGTGCGCGTCAACGGCAGTCCGCTGGTTCCCGGCTCGCGCATCCGCCTGGCCCGGGGCGCGACCATCACCGCCGAATCCGGCTCCGGCCCGGGCCGGACCTACTCTCCGGCGGTGGCCGTGTTCGCCTCGGATCGGCCCGGGGTGAACCTGCTGACCACCCCGCGCCTGGCCCTGGAATCCTTCAGCGGCCTGGAGGTCCGGGCCGACGGCAAGCCCGTGGCCCAGGTCCGCGTGGACTGGGAGGCGGGCCGTCCGGCCGCGCCCGAGGGCGGCGGCCCGGTGTTCGTCTGCTGGCTCAACGGCCGCCTCGTGTACGTCAAGAACGGCGAGACGCTGCACGCCGTGGCCGGAGACCAGTTCGTCATCGAGGGCATCCGGGGCGGCAGCCGACGCGAGGTGCTCAACCTCAAGGGCTACACCGCCAATCCCTGGGAGAACGACGGCCAGGACGTGGGCGCGGAGATCATCCTGGATCCCGACAACTTCATGGACAAGTACCGCCAGCGCGCGAACGTTCCGGGCGCGGTGCGCTACGCCGTGGTCCGTGAGACCCCGGGAGCGCCCAAGGCGTCCTTCGACCTGGAGATCGAGCCCCGCCGGGTGGAGGCCCTGCGCCTGCGCGACCACTTCGGCCGCGAGGTGGAGATTCCCTTCAGCGCCGGGAGCGAATACCGGCTGCCCGAGGGCGAGTACGAACTTCTCGGCGCGAGGACCAACGGCGAGCCCGGCAAGCTCATGGCCACGGCGGGCGGCGAGCCGGTGATCGAGGGCCGCAAGCTCCAGGTGGGCGGCGCGCCCGTGGAGATCACCCTGCGCCAGGCCACCACCTTCCAGGAGATGGGCACGCTCACGCTCTCGCCCGGCCGCTGGGCCGAGCTGGCCCCGGCGGCGGAGGCCCGCTCCATGCCCTGA